One window of the Thermasporomyces composti genome contains the following:
- a CDS encoding YbaK/EbsC family protein: protein MSDKLHPNAQRVADELRRLGAKGEVIVLPEPAPTAAAAAAQLGCEVAAIANSLVFDADGAPLLVLTSGAHRVDVDLVARTIGARKVRRASPEFVREATGQPIGGVAPVGHPAPIRTLVDVWLKKHEVVWAAAGHPHTVFPTSFDELVRITGGAPADVE from the coding sequence ATGTCGGACAAGCTCCACCCGAACGCGCAGCGGGTCGCCGACGAGCTGCGGCGGCTCGGCGCGAAGGGCGAGGTCATCGTCCTCCCCGAGCCTGCTCCGACGGCGGCGGCCGCGGCGGCGCAGCTCGGCTGCGAGGTGGCCGCGATCGCCAACAGCCTCGTGTTCGACGCCGACGGCGCCCCGCTGCTCGTCCTCACCAGTGGTGCGCACCGGGTCGACGTCGACCTCGTCGCGCGCACGATCGGGGCGCGGAAGGTTCGACGGGCGAGTCCGGAGTTTGTCCGTGAGGCGACCGGACAGCCGATCGGCGGCGTGGCACCAGTGGGGCACCCGGCGCCGATCCGCACCTTGGTCGACGTCTGGCTCAAGAAGCATGAGGTGGTCTGGGCCGCGGCGGGCCACCCGCACACCGTCTTCCCCACCTCCTTCGACGAGCTGGTTCGCATCACCGGGGGCGCGCCCGCAGACGTGGAGTAG